One Thiocapsa sp. genomic window, GGCGAGATGGTACTCATGTCCACCACCACTGCAGCGGGTCGGACTCCGTTGATGACGCCCTCGGGGCCGAGGATCACCGCTTCGACATCCGGCGTATCCGAGACCATCGTGAAGACGATCGACGCGTCTCGGGCGACCGCCGCCGGGCTCGAAGCGGTCCGGGCACCGGCTTCGGCCAACGGCGCCATCGACTCGGGCCGACGAGCATGTACGACGAGGTCGTAACCGGCCTTGATCAGGTTCAGGGCCATCGGCCGCCCCATGATGCCGAGGCCGATGAAGCCGACAGATTCGGTCATGATGTGATCCTCATGGATTGCCGACTTGACCGCAAAACCGCACCGAGCGGACCGACCGCGGCTCAGCCGTCGAGCAGCTCGAGCCAGTGGACGACGGGGATCGCGGTGCCGCCGCCGATCTGGAGCTGGCAGCCGATATTGGCCGTCGCGATCAGCTCCGGTCGGCCCGACTCCAAGGCATCGACCTTGTTCGCAAGCAGACGCGCGGAGAGCTCGGGCTGCGTGATTGAATAGGTTCCGGCGGAGCCGCAGCACAGATGGCCGTCCGGCACGGGAGTCATCGCGAAACCCAGCCGACTCAGGATCGGCTCGACGACCTGCTTGAGCTGCTGGCCGTGCTGCAGCGTACAGGGTGCATGGAAGGCGACCTTGCGACCTGCGCCAGGCGAGCCGAGCGGTGCGAGATCCAGGCTCGCGATGACCTCGATCGGATCGCGCGCCAAGGCCGCCACACGCGCGGCCCGCTCGGCATAACGGGGATCCTCGGCCAGCGCATGTCCGTAATCCTTCACCATGGCACCGCAACCGCTCGCGGTGACCAGGATCGCCTCGCAGCCCGCCTCGATCTCGGGCCACCAGGCGTCGATATTGCGCCGCATGGCGTCGAGCCCGTCCGTCAAGGCGTTCAGGTGATAGGCCGCAGCACCGCAGCAGCCGGCGTCGGGCGACTCGATCAGATCGACGCCGAGCCGCGCCAGCACCCGCGCCGCCGCGGCATTGGTCTTGGGTGTGGCGACCGACTGGACGCACCCGCCGAGCACCAGCATACGACGACGCCCGGCGGGCTTCGGCCAGGCACCGGCCGGGCGCGGTGTCGGCAGCTTCGCCTTGAGCTTGGCCGGCAGCAGCGGCTTCACCCAGCGCCCGATCCGCATCAAGGGGCCGAATCGCGACGGATAGGGCACGGTTTTGACGAGCGCCCAGCGCAGCAGACGCTCGGACACCGGACGCTCCACGCGCTCCTCGACCAGGTGTCGCCCGATATCGAGCAGACGCGCATAACGCACACCCGACGGACAGGTCGTCTCGCAGGAGCGGCAGGTCAGACAGCGGTCGAGATGCTGCTGGGTGATGCGGGTCGGCGCCTGGCCTTCCATGACCAGCTTGATCTGGTAGATGCGTCCGCGCGGTCCGTCAAGCTCGTCGCCGAGCAGCTGATAGGTGGGGCAGGTCGCCGTGCAGAAGCCGCAGTGCACGCAGGTGCGCAGGATGGCGTCGGCCTCGCGGCCGGCGGGCGTGCTCAGAAACTCGGGCAGGATCTCGGTCTGCATGCCTGGCTCCTAGAGGG contains:
- the glcF gene encoding glycolate oxidase subunit GlcF — its product is MQTEILPEFLSTPAGREADAILRTCVHCGFCTATCPTYQLLGDELDGPRGRIYQIKLVMEGQAPTRITQQHLDRCLTCRSCETTCPSGVRYARLLDIGRHLVEERVERPVSERLLRWALVKTVPYPSRFGPLMRIGRWVKPLLPAKLKAKLPTPRPAGAWPKPAGRRRMLVLGGCVQSVATPKTNAAAARVLARLGVDLIESPDAGCCGAAAYHLNALTDGLDAMRRNIDAWWPEIEAGCEAILVTASGCGAMVKDYGHALAEDPRYAERAARVAALARDPIEVIASLDLAPLGSPGAGRKVAFHAPCTLQHGQQLKQVVEPILSRLGFAMTPVPDGHLCCGSAGTYSITQPELSARLLANKVDALESGRPELIATANIGCQLQIGGGTAIPVVHWLELLDG